From one Sulfurovum sp. UBA12169 genomic stretch:
- a CDS encoding septum formation inhibitor Maf (Maf; overexpression in Bacillus subtilis inhibits septation in the dividing cell) encodes MSSQRSESSSNKICLCSSSPTRALLLEQFGIDFIQNTPSYDEEQIVAANAKDFVYTASKGKMEAAIKEFGLEIPLLCADTVITASDGTVLRKPRNIEDARRILEIQSGSVIFIISSLHFQSKKLLFSDTSATQYHFASFDSIDMEAYLQSGLWQGKAGGCMVEGFCKKYIKSVEGLESTAMGLQVEKLLPWIGRHHV; translated from the coding sequence ATGAGCAGTCAGCGCTCAGAAAGCAGCAGCAATAAAATTTGCCTTTGTTCTTCTTCGCCGACAAGGGCATTGCTGCTTGAGCAGTTTGGAATCGATTTTATACAAAACACACCCTCTTATGATGAGGAGCAGATTGTTGCCGCAAATGCTAAAGATTTTGTCTATACGGCAAGCAAAGGCAAAATGGAAGCAGCCATAAAAGAGTTTGGATTGGAAATTCCTTTGCTTTGTGCCGATACAGTGATTACAGCAAGTGACGGTACTGTTTTAAGAAAGCCCAGAAACATTGAAGATGCCAGGCGTATCCTTGAAATACAAAGCGGTTCAGTGATCTTTATCATCTCTTCTCTTCATTTTCAATCCAAAAAACTTCTTTTTTCGGATACATCAGCAACACAGTATCATTTTGCCTCTTTTGACAGCATAGACATGGAAGCATATCTCCAAAGCGGACTTTGGCAGGGCAAGGCGGGTGGATGCATGGTGGAAGGTTTTTGCAAAAAATATATTAAAAGCGTAGAGGGACTTGAGAGTACGGCGATGGGATTGCAAGTCGAGAAATTGCTACCGTGGATAGGCAGACATCATGTATGA
- a CDS encoding 8-amino-7-oxononanoate synthase: protein MYENELRALQKADRFRKRTLFGEDLIDLASNDYLGLSSKKKQLKKAFGLLERYNTFSPKASMLVNGYHAIHKEFEETLCVLNGFESGIAVGSGFLANLSLMESLVRKNDRLFMDEEYHASGMMATRLLGDRVIFFRHNDASDLRDKLQQYGGKRNIIAVEGIYSMSGSLCAHEIFDAADENDAVLIVDEAHSSGVLGNKLLGVFEHYGREIKPNYIKMGTLGKAYGSYGAYILASREIVTFLENRAKPIIYSTAPSVIDTALALVNVNAIQKKAKRYRSKIDKRYKIVEEILGIKSESLILPIKMQSNQKAMQMQKALIQKGFLVGAIRQPTVDTPILRIIPRLGVSEKKLKQVLQLINKNTI, encoded by the coding sequence ATGTATGAAAATGAACTTCGTGCACTTCAAAAGGCAGATCGTTTCAGGAAGCGCACGCTTTTTGGTGAAGATCTGATTGATTTGGCGAGCAATGATTATTTGGGATTGTCTAGCAAAAAGAAGCAGCTTAAAAAGGCTTTTGGATTACTTGAACGGTACAATACTTTTTCGCCCAAAGCAAGTATGCTGGTCAATGGTTATCATGCGATACACAAAGAGTTTGAAGAAACACTTTGTGTATTAAATGGGTTTGAATCAGGCATTGCAGTAGGATCCGGATTTTTGGCTAATCTGTCATTAATGGAATCATTGGTGCGTAAAAATGACAGACTGTTCATGGACGAGGAGTACCACGCAAGCGGTATGATGGCCACACGGCTTTTGGGGGATCGTGTAATCTTTTTTAGACACAATGATGCATCGGATTTGCGCGATAAATTACAACAGTATGGCGGTAAAAGAAATATTATAGCCGTAGAGGGTATTTATTCGATGAGCGGCTCATTGTGTGCTCATGAGATATTTGATGCGGCAGATGAAAATGATGCCGTATTGATAGTAGATGAAGCGCATAGTTCCGGTGTACTGGGAAATAAGCTTTTGGGTGTATTTGAACACTATGGCAGAGAAATTAAGCCAAACTATATCAAAATGGGCACTTTGGGAAAAGCATACGGAAGCTATGGCGCTTATATTTTGGCTTCCAGGGAGATTGTCACTTTTTTGGAAAATAGGGCTAAGCCTATTATATACTCTACAGCACCATCGGTTATCGATACCGCGTTAGCGCTTGTAAATGTAAACGCTATTCAAAAAAAAGCAAAACGATATCGTAGTAAAATAGATAAGCGATATAAAATTGTTGAAGAGATTTTGGGCATCAAAAGCGAAAGTTTGATTTTGCCAATTAAAATGCAAAGCAATCAAAAGGCAATGCAGATGCAAAAAGCGTTGATACAAAAAGGTTTTCTTGTGGGGGCAATAAGGCAACCGACAGTGGACACCCCTATATTAAGGATAATTCCTCGTTTAGGTGTATCTGAAAAAAAGTTAAAACAAGTACTGCAACTCATCAACAAGAACACGATATAA
- the glnA gene encoding type I glutamate--ammonia ligase codes for MGKFVNNIAEFNTFCEENEVEFVDFRFTDIKGTWHHITYRKHAVNDNMLQSGLPFDGSSIDAWQPINKSDMLLKPDIETAFLDPFTADSTVIVICDVYDIYKNELYAKCPRSIAKKSLEYLAAANIGDVAYFGPENEFFIFDDVRIWNGINEAGYRVDTEEGSWNASTKYSETGNMGHRAGTKGGYFPVMPIDTMVDLRAEMMHILEEVGLDVMLGHHEVAQGQGEIGIKFGTMIEAADNVQKYKYVVKMVAHLNGKTATFMPKPLYGDNGSGMHVHQSIWKDGKNLFYKEGEYANLSQTALHYLGGIFKHAKAVAAITNPSSNSYRRLIPGFEAPSILTYSSQNRSAACRIPYGANEMATRIETRFPDSSACPYLAFAALMMAGIDGIKNKYIPIGPMDEDLFELTLDEIREKKIPQMPHTLREALEDLIADNDFLQPAFSKEFITEYQHYMFKRQVWPDEARPTAFDFSTTYSC; via the coding sequence ATGGGTAAATTTGTGAACAATATTGCAGAATTCAATACATTCTGCGAAGAAAATGAAGTAGAATTTGTAGATTTTAGATTTACAGACATCAAAGGAACTTGGCACCATATCACCTATAGAAAACATGCCGTAAATGACAATATGCTCCAATCCGGTCTGCCTTTTGATGGCAGCTCTATCGATGCTTGGCAGCCGATCAACAAATCAGATATGCTTTTAAAACCGGATATTGAAACAGCCTTTCTTGATCCCTTTACCGCAGACAGTACGGTTATTGTAATTTGCGATGTGTACGACATTTATAAAAATGAGCTCTATGCAAAATGCCCTCGTTCCATTGCCAAAAAATCCCTAGAATATCTTGCTGCTGCCAATATTGGCGATGTTGCTTATTTTGGCCCTGAAAATGAATTTTTTATATTTGATGACGTGCGTATATGGAACGGTATCAACGAAGCTGGCTATAGAGTAGATACCGAAGAAGGAAGCTGGAATGCTTCAACCAAATACAGCGAAACAGGGAACATGGGACATAGAGCAGGCACTAAAGGCGGATATTTTCCAGTCATGCCGATCGATACCATGGTTGATCTAAGAGCAGAGATGATGCATATCCTTGAAGAGGTAGGACTGGACGTTATGCTTGGTCACCACGAAGTGGCGCAAGGACAAGGTGAAATCGGCATTAAATTTGGAACCATGATTGAAGCTGCGGATAATGTACAAAAGTACAAATATGTTGTCAAGATGGTAGCACATCTCAACGGGAAGACAGCAACGTTTATGCCGAAACCGCTTTATGGTGATAACGGAAGCGGGATGCACGTTCATCAATCTATCTGGAAAGACGGGAAAAATCTTTTCTACAAAGAGGGAGAATATGCCAATCTAAGCCAAACAGCGCTTCACTATCTTGGCGGTATTTTTAAACATGCCAAAGCGGTTGCAGCCATTACAAACCCAAGTTCAAATTCTTACAGAAGATTGATTCCGGGATTTGAAGCACCTTCTATTTTGACTTATTCTAGCCAAAACAGATCTGCTGCATGTCGTATTCCTTATGGTGCCAATGAAATGGCTACAAGAATTGAAACAAGATTCCCGGATTCCTCTGCATGCCCTTATCTTGCATTTGCTGCATTGATGATGGCCGGGATTGATGGCATCAAAAATAAATATATTCCAATTGGGCCAATGGATGAAGATCTCTTTGAGCTTACTCTTGATGAGATAAGAGAGAAAAAGATCCCTCAAATGCCTCATACCCTCAGAGAAGCACTTGAAGATCTTATTGCTGATAATGATTTCCTTCAACCGGCATTCAGTAAAGAGTTTATCACCGAATATCAGCACTATATGTTTAAAAGACAGGTGTGGCCCGACGAAGCAAGACCGACAGCCTTTGATTTTTCAACCACGTATTCTTGTTAA
- a CDS encoding collagenase-like protease, translated as MTNQNKVELLAPAGNLEKMKIALNYGADAVYGGTSTFSLRIRSGKEFDIDSFAEGIAYAHERKKKVYVTINSFPFNSQVKLYENHIAKMAELNPDALIVSSPGVVRMASKIAPKIPIHLSTQANVMNALDAQVYYDMGVKRIIAAREISLRDCEAIKSVIPELEIEIFVHGSMCFAYSGRCLISALQKGRVPNRGSCANDCRFPYEIYAYNPETNTTFRLEEETGVGTYIMNAKDMNMASHIDEILSSGVIDSLKIEGRTKSPYYAAVVTKAYRHAIDDFYANDFNAKRYQEELNTTQNRGFTDAYLISRPFEKDDTQSLGFTIQNGTHQVAALVGEDGKTWRCKDKTCVGDTVEIVLPVGATLQESDNEYGKIEQKEGRYWLTFKKLISLKGKEFECIHSGDLNDIILPTTLPGYTILRRGIDEALVKKGLMEAEESRCGD; from the coding sequence ATGACAAATCAAAACAAAGTAGAACTTTTGGCTCCCGCAGGAAATCTGGAGAAGATGAAAATCGCTTTGAATTATGGTGCAGATGCTGTGTATGGCGGCACAAGCACTTTTTCACTGCGTATCCGCTCCGGAAAAGAGTTCGATATAGATTCTTTTGCCGAGGGCATAGCCTATGCGCACGAAAGAAAAAAAAAGGTGTATGTAACCATTAATAGTTTTCCGTTCAATTCTCAAGTCAAACTTTATGAAAATCACATTGCAAAGATGGCAGAATTAAACCCGGATGCCTTGATTGTTTCGAGCCCTGGCGTTGTAAGGATGGCAAGCAAAATCGCTCCTAAGATTCCGATTCATCTCTCAACGCAAGCGAACGTGATGAATGCACTTGATGCGCAAGTGTATTATGATATGGGAGTTAAAAGGATTATTGCTGCACGCGAGATCAGTCTTAGAGATTGTGAAGCGATCAAATCAGTCATACCCGAACTTGAGATAGAGATTTTTGTGCACGGATCAATGTGCTTTGCCTATAGCGGACGCTGTCTTATCTCGGCATTGCAAAAAGGCAGAGTGCCCAACCGGGGTTCCTGTGCCAATGATTGCCGTTTTCCCTATGAAATTTATGCGTATAATCCTGAAACAAATACTACTTTTAGGCTTGAAGAAGAGACTGGAGTGGGTACCTATATTATGAATGCTAAAGATATGAATATGGCATCGCATATAGACGAAATCCTCTCTTCTGGAGTGATAGACTCATTGAAAATTGAGGGCCGTACAAAATCCCCCTATTATGCAGCAGTAGTGACAAAAGCCTACAGGCATGCAATCGATGATTTCTATGCTAATGATTTTAATGCAAAACGTTATCAGGAGGAGTTAAATACGACACAAAACAGAGGTTTTACCGATGCATATCTTATCTCCCGTCCGTTTGAAAAAGACGATACGCAATCACTTGGTTTTACGATTCAAAACGGCACACATCAGGTAGCCGCACTTGTAGGTGAAGATGGAAAAACCTGGCGATGCAAAGACAAGACCTGCGTAGGGGATACAGTGGAGATTGTTTTGCCCGTGGGTGCAACACTCCAAGAGAGTGATAATGAATATGGAAAAATAGAACAAAAAGAGGGGCGATATTGGCTTACATTCAAGAAACTCATCTCGCTTAAGGGAAAAGAGTTTGAATGTATCCATAGTGGTGATTTGAATGATATTATTTTGCCGACAACATTGCCGGGCTATACGATATTAAGACGCGGTATTGATGAGGCGCTTGTCAAAAAAGGACTTATGGAAGCGGAAGAGAGCCGATGCGGGGATTGA
- a CDS encoding histidinol phosphate phosphatase gives MKIDLHNHTVRCNHAEGTIDEFIQKAIELGIDIYGFTEHAPMNFDEKYRLGFNEMEAYANDVMAARERYKNDISILLGYEVDYLPGYMDKRVLDADVDYLIGSVHFLDKWGFDNPEFIRGYQDRDIDEIWQAYFDATEMMAKSGKFDIVGHLDLIKVFKFMPKKDTRMLAKNALKAIKASGMVIELNTAGLRKPIGEIYPSRTLLEEAYSLDIPITFASDAHTVGQIGFGYEKAVALAKEVGYTKAITFSQRDKKSIIF, from the coding sequence ATGAAAATAGATCTGCACAATCACACTGTTCGTTGCAATCATGCCGAAGGAACGATTGATGAATTCATCCAGAAAGCCATCGAACTTGGTATAGATATCTATGGATTTACAGAACATGCGCCTATGAATTTTGATGAAAAATATCGATTGGGTTTTAATGAAATGGAAGCATATGCCAATGATGTAATGGCCGCAAGAGAACGTTACAAAAATGACATCAGCATTCTTTTGGGGTATGAAGTGGATTATCTTCCTGGGTATATGGATAAACGCGTACTGGATGCCGATGTAGATTATTTGATAGGTTCGGTACACTTTTTGGACAAGTGGGGGTTTGATAATCCTGAATTTATACGTGGATACCAAGACCGCGATATTGATGAGATATGGCAGGCTTATTTTGATGCCACTGAAATGATGGCAAAGAGCGGTAAGTTTGACATTGTTGGGCATCTGGATCTTATAAAAGTGTTTAAATTTATGCCCAAAAAAGATACAAGAATGCTCGCAAAAAATGCACTAAAAGCGATCAAAGCTTCCGGCATGGTGATCGAGCTCAATACGGCGGGATTGCGTAAACCTATCGGAGAGATCTATCCCTCGCGCACTCTTTTGGAGGAGGCTTATTCGCTTGATATTCCCATTACATTCGCTTCAGATGCGCATACTGTCGGGCAGATAGGCTTTGGATACGAAAAGGCTGTGGCCCTGGCAAAAGAAGTGGGCTACACCAAAGCTATCACTTTTTCTCAACGAGATAAAAAATCGATTATTTTTTAG
- a CDS encoding penicillin-binding protein gives MFSRLVKGSIVLTMLFGVALIAAFIYAYEEISLDADKLINYKPETSSVVLDRHGNKLAYVFKEQHRLYARYDEIPGMLVEGLVAMEDTQFFEHSGVNPDAILRAIIKDIKAGKFVEGGSTITQQLIKNKILSNEKKLARKIREAILALKIEHELSKEEIIERYLNEISYGNNYFGIKTAASGYFHKELQELTLKECAMLIGIPNAPSYYNPLRHYKRALNRANNVLYRMKSIGWITQSDYLKAVKESPKIYKTSLTQNIAPYIVDEVLRRFKGQLGDIRTGGYQIYTTIDMKQQQIAQEAVTHAYQKALKLLNERPQTSTLNGGLVAVESSTGDILAMVGGVDYAKSSFNRITQSKRQPGSAFKPFIYQTALDMGYNPATPLTDLARTFQYYHNGKPKVWSPKNYERDFKGFIPLREALVHSRNLATINLVADIGVNTIRKRLAFLDVPHIPRDMSIALGNLGLSPLKMAQIFSVFANKGHMIEPRLVSKIISIEGAVIYETRPKEIEGFTTPEQAYLMTDILKDVIKRGTGKSAAVQGIELAGKTGTTNEGVDAWFCGYSPTIETISWFGRDNNKPIGKKATGGAIAAPAFAYYYQKLLTLYPDTKRTFDIPQGVFRGEYNGKMELYTKDSPFPVAKKEPINEYMQILDEENEMSQVVNIEEDTGLAETIRIDEDPIREKEEDDALHPKKMIPTAPVSEDSGTLF, from the coding sequence GTGTTTAGTCGTTTAGTCAAAGGTTCTATTGTGCTGACAATGCTATTTGGCGTCGCCTTGATTGCAGCATTTATCTATGCGTATGAAGAAATATCGCTAGATGCAGATAAACTCATAAATTATAAGCCTGAAACATCAAGTGTAGTACTGGATAGGCATGGCAACAAGTTGGCATATGTTTTTAAGGAGCAGCATCGTCTTTATGCCCGCTATGATGAGATTCCCGGAATGCTTGTGGAGGGACTTGTGGCAATGGAGGATACTCAATTTTTTGAGCACAGCGGAGTAAACCCGGATGCTATTTTAAGAGCTATAATCAAAGATATCAAAGCAGGAAAATTCGTTGAAGGCGGCAGTACCATTACCCAGCAGCTGATTAAAAATAAAATTCTTAGCAATGAAAAAAAACTTGCACGTAAAATTAGAGAAGCAATTTTAGCTTTAAAAATAGAACATGAACTTAGCAAAGAGGAAATTATTGAGCGCTATCTCAATGAAATATCTTACGGCAATAATTATTTTGGAATAAAAACGGCAGCAAGCGGATATTTTCATAAAGAGCTGCAAGAGCTTACCCTTAAAGAATGTGCCATGCTGATAGGTATCCCCAATGCGCCAAGCTATTATAATCCTTTAAGGCATTATAAGCGGGCACTCAATCGTGCCAACAATGTGCTTTACCGTATGAAAAGCATAGGGTGGATCACGCAGAGCGATTATCTAAAGGCGGTAAAAGAATCACCCAAGATATATAAAACCTCTTTAACGCAAAATATTGCTCCCTATATTGTAGATGAGGTTTTAAGACGTTTTAAAGGGCAATTGGGTGATATTCGAACGGGCGGATATCAAATTTATACGACTATTGACATGAAGCAGCAACAGATCGCACAGGAAGCCGTCACGCATGCTTACCAAAAGGCATTAAAACTTTTAAATGAACGCCCCCAAACCTCTACGTTAAATGGCGGACTGGTTGCTGTTGAGAGTAGCACGGGGGATATTTTGGCGATGGTCGGCGGTGTAGACTATGCTAAATCTTCATTTAATCGTATTACTCAGTCTAAAAGACAACCGGGTTCAGCTTTTAAACCATTTATATATCAGACTGCATTGGATATGGGATACAATCCTGCTACGCCTTTAACCGATCTTGCAAGAACATTTCAATACTATCATAATGGCAAACCTAAGGTCTGGTCTCCTAAAAACTATGAAAGAGATTTTAAGGGATTTATTCCTTTGCGAGAAGCATTGGTGCATTCAAGAAATCTGGCAACCATCAATCTTGTGGCAGATATTGGCGTCAATACTATTCGAAAAAGACTGGCTTTTCTTGATGTGCCCCATATCCCCAGGGATATGTCTATTGCCCTTGGAAATCTTGGGCTAAGCCCGCTGAAAATGGCACAAATATTTTCGGTGTTTGCCAATAAGGGGCACATGATAGAGCCAAGACTCGTAAGTAAAATCATCTCGATTGAAGGGGCAGTTATTTATGAAACACGTCCTAAAGAAATTGAGGGTTTCACAACACCGGAACAAGCTTATTTGATGACAGACATACTTAAAGATGTTATCAAGCGCGGAACAGGAAAAAGTGCAGCGGTTCAAGGTATAGAGCTCGCAGGCAAAACCGGTACAACCAACGAAGGTGTTGATGCATGGTTTTGCGGTTATTCTCCTACAATTGAGACAATCTCCTGGTTTGGCAGAGATAACAATAAACCCATAGGCAAAAAAGCAACGGGAGGAGCTATCGCTGCACCGGCTTTTGCTTATTATTATCAAAAATTACTGACACTTTATCCTGATACTAAACGCACATTTGATATACCTCAGGGGGTATTTAGAGGAGAGTATAACGGAAAGATGGAGCTCTATACAAAAGATTCGCCTTTTCCTGTAGCCAAAAAAGAACCAATCAACGAGTATATGCAGATCCTAGATGAAGAGAATGAAATGTCACAAGTTGTGAATATTGAAGAGGATACCGGCTTGGCTGAAACTATTCGTATTGATGAAGATCCTATAAGAGAAAAAGAAGAGGATGATGCCTTGCATCCTAAAAAAATGATACCGACTGCCCCGGTATCAGAAGATAGCGGAACGCTCTTTTAG